tccaaaagtgtctttttgagtcttttgagtcaaaactaattgagtcctagagtcgaaattgagtctttttgattgttttgagtagttttgagtctttgaagtttgttttgagtcatacaagtttagttaagagtcttttgagttgtttaagtttttaaagcatatttttacatctttgagtcgattttcattagattagcaatctctcctaatccccggccttatatctatactacaattgtcaaaaagagggtttaatttgtgtgctatcttttatcacatcaaattggAAGCAAATCTCAAGCatatactgataggagcatattcatgcaacttaaatggcttgttctcgtgcatttacgttatgtttctctagttattttagccctttatgcttcttttgtgtgttttcaggttctaagggcaaggtatgcaaaaggatgccttttggagccttttggagcaaattagagattggaatggatatcatatgcttggagccaagaggatggacgaaattaaagacttgaagtaggaaagttaaatcctaaaagacctcatgtttaagcatcattgaagactcctacgcattttagaacacaaaaacaacattccttgcaaccttaggacattgtcgtgtgtttccttgtgtctcccttccttgccatgcaaggaagggctttgttccctattttaaacacttaaagcattcacttatcatatcattcacttattataagcattcacttatcatatcattcacttatcacttccattcacttatcacttatcacttccattcacttatcactcaccacatatcattcatttatcacttaacatatcattcatttatcacttaatacatcattcacttatcacttatcatactcataatcatctacacatttcaaccatttaaacatatgcatttcaactcacatgcatcatcatcatgcaaccaaccttgccacatgctttccaagctttcccccttcatcattaagccacattcactcccatttctctccccttaacagccctaaaccgtgcataattaaaggacaccattcaacacacacatgcaccaaaagacaacattggcatgcatcacatgcatttccaacacttccccctttgtgccgtgccttcccttccactttccaaccacattctttcaattcccacttcatcattacaccacctaagccacatgcactcccattctttaattcagccacttaatcattcaaccacaaaacaatcacacaacacaccaacacacatgcatcctgaaattctttgccgtgcaatcacatgcatttcccttgacattttcagccatcacacttcatcattacaccaccattcactctttaacccacacacacttcacacaaacaacattcacatgcattcacatgcatttccaacacaaaacacactcaaaaccgtggccacctttgcatttcagcattcccatttgcattttcagatttccagctttccaacctagccacattcacatgcattcactcataatcattcaccaaacttgcagccacatttccacccacctcctagctgtcatgttccctccattactcctataaatacccttgcattcattcattcaatatcatctcatttcatacacaacacaccacaaacacaccaccaaacttcctttgccgtggcttcccatctctcccttataatccaaacaccattcctcttccatttcaatcattccccaatccattcaacacaccaacaacatcccttagaccttatgctacaataaagaggaagagaagagggcctaaacgttcatacaattcaagtttgagttgttggaatgtttaggtgtttctttgatttcaatgtttaattttaattctctttgttttgtatgaggaactaaaccccccttggctagggggggattcgaaatatatgtttatgcttgcattttgatttgattaattctaattacgtttcataagttgtggattcaatttgtttaactatttgattgataacttatttatgtatgtttattaagagtgcacacttaattttcatgcatgaatatgacgctagaatataagtgagtttcacctaatcgttatgaacttatattcacaagtagtggaggttgcttataaacaatcgcgttaaacgaattcttggcataagtttcatgcaatcatagtaacgaatgcctcatcaacacttataatcttcatagagcgtaatgattcttgcttgtatctctattatgcaatcatgtaggggacttgtggggaatgttttgggttgtcgtatgcaatcatccaattcaataacgttaggaagatttgaaggttaattagtgcatcacggttaacttggggagttgagaattaatgatttattgaaacgcaattggaaatcattttattatgcaagtataacatatgtggagatgaaccccgtagctaactttccatccatttgttctttcttttcttgtttctgttttcatgtttaatttaacttgttgttcaattatgttaaacatgtgaaactaatttctttttagttagaggcgaatttgaagccatggacatatgttggttatgatttgatttactccagttatgaactcatgaactttagatgtggtttacttttctgttttgattaagaacttgtttatgtatgtgggttgagggtcgacacttaatttgcatgcctaaacttgatgctaggatataagggaatttcacctaatcgttatgaacttatattcatgagtagtaaaaatcgctagtcacgattgtgtttagtaaaccctaggctggattaacatgcgttttccatagttatgaatgcctagtcgatgtttatgatttccattgaacttaatgatctttgttaaatgtctctatcatgcgtattccatggttagggactttgattaggaatgctttggattgtcgtatgcaatcatccaatccaatgaatctagggaaatctgaaagttaatttaagcggacctaattaacttggagtattgtcattcatcgtttgttgaagtcataactgggagtcaaattatatgcttatgttcatgtgtggataaggaaccctctaactagtttttcatcattctattttatcaatttcgtttttataatctgtttccaagtttctgttttagtttaaattcatccaaaaccaatcccccatttattttaaagtgttagattagttagaaatacatttattttgtgtttttacgtttttgagtcagtttccaagtgatttgcaatccctcctaatccccagtccagaacgatccctacttatacatatactacaatttgacgaaaagagggtttaatttgtgtgcgtataaatctcgcatcatatACCAATTGGAAAAATCAATGTCAGTGAAAAAAGTTATGACATGAGACTGTAACGGCAATTTTGGTTTGTTCTACCCGCTCTGAGCGGATGACGAAGCCTTTACGTGTAGTTCAACTCACCTAATCCTTTGTCCTGTCCCATTTTTGCCGCTTTCAGTTTTTTCTATGTACTTAACTGCTTACTTTTCTTCAATAATAtaaccaaaaactaaattttaaaatacttcAACTTGATAGTGTTGCAAAATTACGGACTTCGttggggaaaaagaaaaaacagatcTTTCATTGTTTAaacagaacttgaaaaagaataTGAACTCTATTTTCTCACTGTATATCTGTGTTTCCTAGTGcatttatataaacaatttGCACAACAGCAATGGTTGCATTTACAGAAAGACATTTAAGCGGAAGAACTTGCCTCAATGCTAGCGGAAGAGATCTCGTGAATTAATCTGGGTACCTCTTCCTCCCATTTTAGAATCTCACTAGCATATCTAAGAGCTTCATTTACAGTATCAGACTCTAGCGCTGTAACCAGTGAAACAAACAGCTTCCTATCTGTTAGAGAATGAAAGAGTCTTTTGAACTTCACTGCAATATATTGAAAGGCTCGGTGAGCCAACGTGGGGTTATTACTGTTGTTATTGCTACCACTGGGATTTTGGCTGGTTACCGGATTGAAGTCATGAAACCATTCACATCGAGTGAGAGGGGCTTCGTCAATCTTTTCTTCAAGCAGATCATACTTGTTGAGTATCAGAAGGAAGCCTTTTTGGTCAAAGGCTGGATGGGtaacaatattttcaaatagCTGCTTGCTTGCCATCATCTTGTTTATGGAAACCCCGTTAGCATCTGTAGAAAACTCATCGTATTCTGTCAATGAAACACAAAATGCGACCATATCAACATCTTCAAACATCTCAACCAACTTGCAGTTTCCTCCGAGGGTGCTCTGATGCACTCTAATTAGTTGGTACCTGCGAAGAAAACAATGCCAGTGCATTTTAAAACACTGTTTTCCATCAAATAAAATTGctcaagtttttctttttaatataaatatactactaGGAAATGTTTCAACAACAAAGAAACTGGATAAAAAAGGACCGGTTTAGAACTTCGAATTCAAGATCATATCTTGGAAAAGAAATTGATTTTCAAGTAACTTATTGAGCATCAAACAGTTATATTCCTTACCTGTGTTTTCCTTTATCGGCAAAGCATACTCTCAAAATTCCATTGACTATTGTGTATGTATTATAAAAGTTTCATCTTAACCATGTGTTACGTAGTGAAGACGACTTTTCCTAGTTATAACTAATCTAAAACTGCACAGCAATTTCTATATATTGGGCAAAGCATGTCGACAATAAATTTAATCAGCCAGATTAAGCAAGATATTTGGCCAACTCAATGAAGAAAGATTAATGCATTTGTTGCTCAAGTATAATTTACTTGATGCATGAATCCGGAACTCTAACCTTAACGAAGGGTCATGCTGATAAGGAGGGTCCAGATTGCTATTTCCAGCTGATGGGGGAATTGAGAATTCCATGCTCGTAAGGCTGTTGGATGAGGTGATTCCCTCGGCATACAAGATGTCCGTGTCTGTGGGCTCATAATCTGTCCTTGAAATCTCAACAGCCTACACagaaatataaatatttgaACTGAGTAACACGCATATAATATAGTGATCATGTATTATCCACATTCCATGTTCATATTTAAATGTATCCACGACCTAAAGAATAATTGAAAACTCAAAAGAACTAAAGCTAaaaggaatttaaaaataaacaaataaaaaatatgagcaGAAGCACTTTGAGAATGTGAATTGGCTTAAAACTAAAAGACAAGGAACACAGAGCGTGATCTCACCCGATTAAGAAAATATGCAGCTGGTCTGGGCAGCATTTCTATTTCATTCCTCCGGTCGTATGTGGCTTGAATAGCAGGATCCTTCCACAAATCCTCAACAAATGGTGCATATTCACGGGTAGCTGCTGGAAATATGACTTCCAGATTACCAGATACCATAGAGTTGAGGAGCCAATCAGAAAAAGCTTTCAGTCTTGGACCAAtggaatattttgttttatcgTCAAGCTGGCTTGTATTCCCTATGTAAACTGAATAACTTCAGGCACAACTCCATAATGACAAATACTGATAGCAATAAATTCATACAAAAGGCAAGCATCTCACTTGATGTTTAAAgttttaatatgttatttatAAGCCGAACGATAACGTAATACAATCATATACTAGAAAGATACATCAACTTGACAGGAAAGTAAAAGATAGTAACCCATAAGAAAAGCACTAAATGTATCCAAAAGGAACGAGCTGTTATCCTATACAAACTATTGATGAGTAAAAAACAACCAACGTTTCAGTTTGTAAAACCAACATCTGGAAAGTACTATaaataacaaattgaaaaaaatgattttgtcAAAGCTCGATAGTCAGTTGACCCTAAAGTTTTAACGCTTTAGCAGTGAAGGGAAACGGTATTCCCAGACTTTCCAACATTCACTTCTGAATCTTATTTTGTTCCTTTTAATCATCCAAAAGGTCTTGTAATCCCTTCTTTCTACGAATTATTGCATTAACCTGAACGAAATTCCAAGTATTAAACTCCGCCATGAGTTGGACCCAAAGTTATGAGGGATTCAATAGAGATACAAATGTTGAaatcctaatatatatatatatatatatatatatatatatatgtgtatgtatgtatgtatgtatgtatgtatgtattcttGAAACCATTTCAAAATCTAACATTTGTATGGGTATGTCCATATGCACTCTCAAGGTCAAGAAAGGCAGAAATCTAATTTTATCAGTAGTAGCTCATAACATATTATATGTAGTTCATGATATCAGTGAAACAAATATTCTTTATCCCTTATAACTAATTCATAGAAGACAACACATTTTCTTGAACCACTGTTAGACGGGTTTAGAAGATCAATGGTCCAAAATAAAGTGGGTGGACAATTCATTAATTGAAAATCGACACTCACAACTGAGATGCACAAATGATTAAGAGAAACACATAACAAATAATTCACTAGACCAAACAGGTAAAGCTATAGAAACTCAAACAATGTTATCCCTCATCCCCTGTTATCATTATTTGCCAAAAGGATCTAAACCGAATTTGAGTTATCTCTTGTTAACAGTTTATTTACAGCCTTTCTTCCACGTGCTGGATAGGGTAACCCATCTTAATTGTGTTTCTTATACAAACCAAAAATAGTCACAGATCTCATCTACATTTATCCACATAACTAATTTATCATACAGTTAGAAAGGAACGGGGCAACTGACTTTAGTGAAAATGCCAtccaacataaaaattacaaattgaTGTACAAAGGCTGAGGGCGAGCCTTGGCGTAACGGTATGGTGCTCCTTTGTGACTGAAAGGCCACACGTTCAAGTCGTGGAAACAGCCTCCTTGCAAAGCAAGGGTAAGGCTGCATACGATAGACGTTTCCCCAACACCCCACACCCACCACAAAGACCCTCGCAAAGCGAGGAGCCTTGTCGGCTTGGGGGTCTCACctttgatgtaaaaaaaaagCTAGATCATAAACATAATGGagtgaagaaaacaaagaatagatCGATTTGTACCTGAAGGGCCAGGTTCATCCAAAAGCcgtccttttccttttctcttctcAATCAAACTTTCTTCTTCAAACCACTCACGCCCTTCAAGCAATATACCAAGATAACTGTACAATCTGCTCTGGATCACGAACTTAATACTTTGGCGCTCATCTTCAGAGAAAGGAACATTGTACAAGAACTTGGCCTAAAATAAGCGAGTACTTAGTGTCAGAAAAAATAAAGCTATCATTTGGAATAAATTTATTGGAATTAAGTGTTTGGTTTCATTAAGTGCCTTTTAAACCAATATTCCTAGCAGCGCTGTTTTAAACTGGACACTCAACCACCCACTGAGAAATGTTGAAGTTACTATCACATTTCCCTCCAAAAGTTTATTGAATACAATAGAAAAAGTGTACCAAACTAGACTTACAGATGTGGAagggaaacaaaaaacaatgtgtCACTTAAAATATAACGACAACATTGTTGTGGTAAAAGAAGAGCACTTGGTTATTAAATAGAAGAACACTGCTGCCGAGTGGATGCACTAATACATTATTAGTACAAACACATCACATAGTGGTGCATTAAGAAAAAtacttacatacatacatacatgcatacatgtatatatgtttaCACATCTCTGATATGCACTCGCCGTCAACTTTTTACAggtataaatataccaaataaatcagaaaaaaaagttCTTGAAAACTTCAAGTCATGTCAATACTAGTTCCCTGTCAAGTTTCACCAATGATTACTATCATCTAAAGCTTTGTAGGGTAAATAATTTTACTGACCCTGAAGCTACGGAAGGAAATTCACCACCTAGGTTCTGACCTTTATAATATTAAGTGATGGGTAATCGGGTTATTCCTCCCCAAATGTCTTACCTGTTTAAATATAGTGCTTGTACCAGATTTGTGATGTCCAACTAGAACAATTTTGTTAAGCTTTTTCTCTTCAAAGGTGTTCCAGGTGTTCACTTCGTCAGAGGAAAGATTTGGTGAACCAGAAGGAAATGGCAAAGACAAGATGTTACAAACCATCTTTATTGTAGCCTGTAAAGAAGTAACTCCACAGTTAAGGGATGCTTGATCATAACATTAATTAGGAAAGGGCGGAAAGGAACACAATTTATTGCACATCACACGCGTACACACCTTGTCCCATATCTTTCCCTTTACTTGATTCATTCCCTCTTCCTGATACTCCCCATCTGCACTCACCCAGTAGTGAAGATTTCCTTCACATGGCACTCCAGCCAACTgcataattcaaacaaaatgCATCAATACAATGTGGTTTGTTTTTCAAAGTATATAATATACAAAAGAACTTGAACCAGTCCAGTATAAAAACCTTCAGCATGAACGCCTCTAACTTAGTGATCTCCCGATTGTTAATCAATATATTTGTATCCCCGTTACTAGCATTTCGTTGTATGTGGCCTCCTACACTCAACCGGGGGTTAATGATTTGGCAAGGCCTATGCCCTTCCTGTTCATTTAAAGAAGAATCATCATCGCATTGAGGTGCAATTTACGACAAAATAGAGGTCCAATATTAACAAGCTGATAAAAATTGAGCTGAGTTCAAAATTTACCTTTCCCCAAAAACCAGATACATTATCGTACCAATAGTATCCTGGTTTTATCTTTTTTGGTGGGTTTCGGCAACTTTGCAATCGAACCAGCTCTTCCTGCGATAAAGGTTCGCCATTCACAAAAATAAGATTGCCTGGCAGTTGATTTGCTTGGCAAGATATCTCGGCCTTCATTATCAGTTCAACTTCCGATTTAGTGAGAAGCCGCTTCAGCATCCTAGAACACTTGCCCAGTTTCCTTCGCCTTGACTCGTCAATTTCAAAACTAATGCAAGTAACACATTTCCTTCCCTCCGGCATTGACCCCATTGCTCTTAGCACACAATTATAGCAAAACTTAGCACCACAAACAATGCAAACCTCCTTCTCCATGAGTCTGTTTCCTTTCCCACATCGATAGCACGACCCTTTCTTCCCACTTCTCTCAATCGTTGGCCTCACTCGCACATCTTCTTCCCCTTCAGAAAGATCAAACTCTTCTTCCTGAACAATGTCATTCGAGTCAGGATCACGGAATGTCACAGCTGATGGCCTTTTGACATGGTGAGGAATTGCATCCGTATAAGCTTCCTCTCTACCAGAGAAAACCTCAGAGGAAAGACTCCGCGAACTCGAACCAGACTCTGATGAACCCCAGTTACCGGGGCTCATATAATTCTGAAAGCCTTGAGCTTCTTGACCATCATCAGGCAATTCAAGCACACCCTCCAAACTTCCAGACAGACTGCCAGAAGACCCCAATTTCCCAGAGATTTCACCCTTATCTGATAAAGTCGAGACACCCTTTTCGCCATTGCTAATTTCCAATTCAGCAGGGGTTACTGAATTGGAAGAAacaatttcctttccaaactTTACTTCAGTTTCAAGTTTCGTCTCTTCTTTTGGTTTCTTGGTGGATTTCGCAATCGGATGAATAACAGGGAGGGACAAATTGTTCAAGAGAGAGGCTGAAGAAACCGGAGCAGCAGTTGGGATGTGGCGAATGTCAACAGGAAATGCATTTGGGATATCATAACCCACCGGAGGACCCTTGTACTCCACGGCAAACGAAAACTCCAACTCCATGCTAAAATCCCCACCATCCCTGTCGCCGCCACTAGAAGCCGCCATAGCAGAACTCAGTTTTCTCATCACAGCAGCCATACCGGAGCTCACAAAATTCAGCCAAAAACCAGCGATTCCAacatcataacaaaacaaaaaataaaaaataaaaaacccaccAATCTTAACCTTTTAATTCGAAAACCCACGAAGAAAAACGAAGATTAAACAAAACCCaggaaacaaaattcaaaattttcacaaaccCATCAGGGAAAAATTCTGGAAATTTGCCGTGAAACCCTCCAACAACCTCCTCACCTTGCCCCAAATAAAGaagtaaaatagaaaaataaaaggaaactcTTTGATGGAAGTCGCAAGTGTAGAGACGCAGACTTGGAGGAAGACTAATTCGTTGACTTCTCATTTTTCTCCAAGCGATGATGTCACGAAATTGCTACGAAAAATTCCTCGTAGAAACAACAAGAGAAGCAAATAGCAACACACAAATGCAAGGCCGACTGAGTCTTCAAACTGAGTGGGTGTGATACTCTGCAGTTACACATACAGAAGTAACTATAGTCCTCCCTTATTCCTGTATGACACGACATCGTTCTGGTGCTAgaaggggtatttttgtcccTTTGATATGCGGTAAGAGCTCTTTTTGTCCTCTTTTATTTGGAAGTGAAGAGTTCAATTCTCgttaaaaataaagttaaacCACATGATTATAGTAACCATATTGTAAGATTTAGCTCCCTATCCTACCCCCTCTAATGTAGATACAatggtttattaaaaaaaaaattgataaaataataatatcattAAGTATATctagttgttaatttttttttttctataattttagggagttttaacgaaaagcctacaatactgttcactttaacgaaaaaccatatttttacgctaaaaagtcaatcctgatactattcactttatcctttattttgtccttatcattaaaactcaaaattttcaagccattt
This genomic stretch from Pyrus communis chromosome 2, drPyrComm1.1, whole genome shotgun sequence harbors:
- the LOC137726162 gene encoding extra-large guanine nucleotide-binding protein 1-like isoform X1, whose translation is MAAVMRKLSSAMAASSGGDRDGGDFSMELEFSFAVEYKGPPVGYDIPNAFPVDIRHIPTAAPVSSASLLNNLSLPVIHPIAKSTKKPKEETKLETEVKFGKEIVSSNSVTPAELEISNGEKGVSTLSDKGEISGKLGSSGSLSGSLEGVLELPDDGQEAQGFQNYMSPGNWGSSESGSSSRSLSSEVFSGREEAYTDAIPHHVKRPSAVTFRDPDSNDIVQEEEFDLSEGEEDVRVRPTIERSGKKGSCYRCGKGNRLMEKEVCIVCGAKFCYNCVLRAMGSMPEGRKCVTCISFEIDESRRRKLGKCSRMLKRLLTKSEVELIMKAEISCQANQLPGNLIFVNGEPLSQEELVRLQSCRNPPKKIKPGYYWYDNVSGFWGKEGHRPCQIINPRLSVGGHIQRNASNGDTNILINNREITKLEAFMLKLAGVPCEGNLHYWVSADGEYQEEGMNQVKGKIWDKATIKMVCNILSLPFPSGSPNLSSDEVNTWNTFEEKKLNKIVLVGHHKSGTSTIFKQAKFLYNVPFSEDERQSIKFVIQSRLYSYLGILLEGREWFEEESLIEKRKGKGRLLDEPGPSVYIGNTSQLDDKTKYSIGPRLKAFSDWLLNSMVSGNLEVIFPAATREYAPFVEDLWKDPAIQATYDRRNEIEMLPRPAAYFLNRAVEISRTDYEPTDTDILYAEGITSSNSLTSMEFSIPPSAGNSNLDPPYQHDPSLRYQLIRVHQSTLGGNCKLVEMFEDVDMVAFCVSLTEYDEFSTDANGVSINKMMASKQLFENIVTHPAFDQKGFLLILNKYDLLEEKIDEAPLTRCEWFHDFNPVTSQNPSGSNNNSNNPTLAHRAFQYIAVKFKRLFHSLTDRKLFVSLVTALESDTVNEALRYASEILKWEEEVPRLIHEISSASIEASSSA
- the LOC137726162 gene encoding extra-large guanine nucleotide-binding protein 1-like isoform X2 encodes the protein MAAVMRKLSSAMAASSGGDRDGGDFSMELEFSFAVEYKGPPVGYDIPNAFPVDIRHIPTAAPVSSASLLNNLSLPVIHPIAKSTKKPKEETKLETEVKFGKEIVSSNSVTPAELEISNGEKGVSTLSDKGEISGKLGSSGSLSGSLEGVLELPDDGQEAQGFQNYMSPGNWGSSESGSSSRSLSSEVFSGREEAYTDAIPHHVKRPSAVTFRDPDSNDIVQEEEFDLSEGEEDVRVRPTIERSGKKGSCYRCGKGNRLMEKEVCIVCGAKFCYNCVLRAMGSMPEGRKCVTCISFEIDESRRRKLGKCSRMLKRLLTKSEVELIMKAEISCQANQLPGNLIFVNGEPLSQEELVRLQSCRNPPKKIKPGYYWYDNVSGFWGKEGHRPCQIINPRLSVGGHIQRNASNGDTNILINNREITKLEAFMLKLAGVPCEGNLHYWVSADGEYQEEGMNQVKGKIWDKATIKMVCNILSLPFPSGSPNLSSDEVNTWNTFEEKKLNKIVLVGHHKSGTSTIFKQAKFLYNVPFSEDERQSIKFVIQSRLYSYLGILLEGREWFEEESLIEKRKGKGRLLDEPGPSGNTSQLDDKTKYSIGPRLKAFSDWLLNSMVSGNLEVIFPAATREYAPFVEDLWKDPAIQATYDRRNEIEMLPRPAAYFLNRAVEISRTDYEPTDTDILYAEGITSSNSLTSMEFSIPPSAGNSNLDPPYQHDPSLRYQLIRVHQSTLGGNCKLVEMFEDVDMVAFCVSLTEYDEFSTDANGVSINKMMASKQLFENIVTHPAFDQKGFLLILNKYDLLEEKIDEAPLTRCEWFHDFNPVTSQNPSGSNNNSNNPTLAHRAFQYIAVKFKRLFHSLTDRKLFVSLVTALESDTVNEALRYASEILKWEEEVPRLIHEISSASIEASSSA